Part of the Kamptonema formosum PCC 6407 genome, TTGCTGTCCTAGCTGTAGGATATAGCGGGGATTTGTTTTGCCCCCAGGGAATTTTTCTTCTAGCGCTTGCCTAGATAAAGGTTCAATTGGAGATTTTGGTTTGGGAGTTGCTTGTTGGTGAAGTGGAAAAAGACGTTTTTGCCAGATGCTTTCTCCTTGATCTAAAGTGATATATTTTAGGAATATTCCACCCGTTAAACGATCTTTGTCAGCTTCTAATATTTGCTTTTCATTTTGTCTCCATGTGTTTGTAACGAGGCTAATAATTATCAAAAAGTTTTTTAGTTTTTCATTGTGAATCGTAGTATTGACGCTGAATAGCGGTTGGAGACCGCGATATCCATTAGGGGGAATAGCTTTTTTGTCTATCTGGTCAAAACAAAGTACAATTGGCTGTGTTTCACTGGAAATTCTACCGAAGTTTGCGAGAATGTTGTAAGCGTCAGTTTCAGTTTCTATTGATTTATTCAAGCCTAACGCTTTGAGATTTTCTTCGTCTAAATCATCGCCGCGCAACCACTGACAAGCAATGTCGTATAACTCTGGATTTGTGAGAGAATACAGCACCCTAAAATATTTGTCTGGATTAGAAATACCGACTGGATAAGTTGCCTTGAAATTACTAATAAAAACTTGGCGTTCACCGAATACTCGCTTCATTAAGCTGCGGTCTTTAAAGGCAGATCGGCTTTTGAGCCATAGGAGTAATTGAGATTCTTTTGCACCTTCAGGAATTTGGATAAGGCTATCAACAGTTTGGCGCAAAATGTGACGATAAATGTGATCGCTTTCCGCCCAGGGGCCAATGTAGGCAAAAAAGGCTTTGGAGTTGAGTTGGTGTTTGAGGCGTGCCAAAAGATAACTTTTGCCAGAACCGCGATCGCCACATAATAATAGGGTACGAGTTTGATGATCTCTCGATACTATATCGAGATATTTTATGATTTTGTCGATCGCCTCAGTATGAATTGACTCAACGATAAGTTCTGAGTTTTGTTGTTCTTGCCAAAAGTTACCAGTGTAAAAAGTTACCGGATCGAAGGGGTTAACTTCTCGTTGAATAATCTGCTCAATGGATGTCATATTTCAACCTATTTTTCCTAATAACGTGACTTGATATTGCTAAAAAACTAGATGCAAGGCTTTAACATGATTTACGGATAGGTTTTTTGGGATTGCTTCGTTCCTCGCAATGACAGAATTTTGTAGCGATCGTGACAAAATTTTGTACTTCATTGCTAAGTCCTATTTAATTTACAATAATGAAAAACAGTGGCCCTCCAAAATCTTGGTGAATGGCAGCTTCAATTTGCTCCGGGGTGTAGTTCATCCCTTCTTGTAAGGAACTCAGCTCTATCCGATCCTGCCGCTGTAAGCGATAGATGGCCTGATCGAATTGCTCCCTAGAAAGGTTTGGTAACTTCTCTCGCAGATGAAATATTGGCAAATAATTATTTGTATTCAGTTCGCGATCTAAATCTCGAATTGCTTGCAAAATTAGATCATCATTTAACTCGCCAGTAGGTAGCGATAGGGTTGGTTGAGGCTTTTGAGTTGAAATTGTCTCCGGTTTTGGAGGCGTTCCAGATAAAGTATCTGCTGATAGAGATTTCCGTAAAAATTTGAGATAGTTACTTAGTAGATCGAGGCTAATAGTTGCTAATCCTTTCGGGTTGTAATCATCTCGTAAAAATTCTTGCCCTCGCGGGGTTAGCCAGACTTCTGCTTTTTGCCTTTTGATTTGGATTTCAGCTTCTATTAGCCCGCGATCGCGCAAAGTTTCCAAGATCGTATCTCGCTCTGCTGACTTCACTGATTTTACCGAGATTTTGCTGGGAGCGATTTTTGCCGAAACCTTACCTAGCGCCTCTAACACCTTCAAGTCATTTGGCGCGATCGGTAACTGA contains:
- a CDS encoding ATP-binding protein, which encodes MTSIEQIIQREVNPFDPVTFYTGNFWQEQQNSELIVESIHTEAIDKIIKYLDIVSRDHQTRTLLLCGDRGSGKSYLLARLKHQLNSKAFFAYIGPWAESDHIYRHILRQTVDSLIQIPEGAKESQLLLWLKSRSAFKDRSLMKRVFGERQVFISNFKATYPVGISNPDKYFRVLYSLTNPELYDIACQWLRGDDLDEENLKALGLNKSIETETDAYNILANFGRISSETQPIVLCFDQIDKKAIPPNGYRGLQPLFSVNTTIHNEKLKNFLIIISLVTNTWRQNEKQILEADKDRLTGGIFLKYITLDQGESIWQKRLFPLHQQATPKPKSPIEPLSRQALEEKFPGGKTNPRYILQLGQQLIQEYKTGTNTPPDSIAAFQLVWLKAFKKTQTKYSKISQISDIDLMAMLQETLTALEVKGIKTKLLSSPTFASSSLSYQAPNQKIRVGVVWAEFLNMNGFSSLMKACQKAINDNLCQSLYLIRAAEIGKPTNQGYKIHTKIFTASSHHHIKPKLDSVWYLATYHSLVNAACAGELVVGYQTLNLSELEALIRESKVLDDCQLLQDLGIIQTKEKDPISPPGKIDLNPVKNFLLNLVTTQFHMGLLTLINNACSQFPQVNQSQVEQLIDELCQENKILIHDTNAKLEEQLIFLVPNI